tcaggagagaatgcttctggaacatgctcatacagcccgcaaaactcacaagcaacccagtgattccggccatgaaagtcttcaacaacacttaTATAAACTATTTGAAGAATATTTTAGAAATTTAATGTTTTCAGCATTACTTCCAAatcaataaatatttaatattgttaATATAGGACTGAAGATTCCAGACCACACAAACTGGCCTCAGAGGATACAAGTTGCCCACCCTGCGACTAATCCTATCTAGAATTGATCAGAATCTCTCTatatagtcagccttccacattcaccaGAGGTAAGGGTGCAAGACCACCATGAGAATGTAAACAACACCAATAAatactctctaggaatctctaaggttctccagtgtgactctatggtccaCTGCtgctgcattggaggacctagagatccctaaaGACCATATCAATCAAATCCGCAAATAAGAAATCAAACCCGCAAATCTGGAGGGCAGACTATATTAGCAGCTCAATCCTGTGCTTATTCAGACATTAGCTCAACTGATTTCATTGGGGATGCATTCTTAAATAAGCATAACTAAGATTATAAATGTATAACTACTGGCCTCTCTATAAAAACTGGTTCTACACTTCATTGTATAATGCAACTTGCTAATGTCAATCAATTACATTGCATTATGTTTTGTATCAGGTTGTTGCAATACAACTCTATGCAGAACGATCTCAATTTCCTTGCCATTCACTGAGTAAACACTTTGTAACTACTAGGCTACTACTGTTATTTTCTGCTAAATCTAACTAATAGCCTTTTCAAACTATAAAAACTTCTTACgtctttttttaaagtcaaagAACAGATGGAGATGCGCACAGCCACTTGGCAAAAAGTATACCCAGATTTCTCTTAACCTAAAAGCAATGCATGTTCAGCACAGTAAGTGTTAacttactgggttttttttaaaggcatgcaATTCCTTGCATTGTCATCATCAACAAAATCATCATTTATCATACAACAGGACACCGAGCACAAGCCTGGCTTCATTTTACCATTGGAAATCATTTGCTTTGctcacaatcaaaatacaagccgGAGGATCACGAAACTTGGATACCTACTGTTTTATTGGCCCCCACGGAACAAAGCATGGAAGAATCTGGAGAAAAAGCACAGCTGAACACCCAGTTTGGGTGCCCTCTTAATACTTTCATCATATTTCCTACAAAACACAAGGGAGGGAGATAAAGTTCAGTTAGTATCAGCAACACTGATGGGTAATGTCTAAAGATCTTgagttcttatttatttaatacatttatatcctgcccttctcaccctgaagggcacTCAGAGCTGTtaacaaataatatgtacatacaacatatttaattagcatagcacaatattagcattatatatcactatattgtactataccactatactgtaatattattagtaatattactgtatatactcaagtataagcctagtttttcggcccttttttaagactgaaaaagcccccctcggcttatacacaggtgagggtcctggttggcttatattttagtcagcttatactcgagaatatatggtacatttattatttttctctattattgttgctactattacatttattttactctatttttattattattattaatacatttattatttcactctgatctcattattattattattgcatttattattttcctgtacttattacttgtattattttcctgtatttattattattattactattattacatgtattattttactccattattattaaaaggatacacttacatggaagaagatgagaataatgattggatcagagttggacagtcttatcttaaatttgagctttatgtaaatattcaaaaacatttaacctactgatgcctcaattaatgtaattttattggtatctatttttatttctgaaatttaccaccctcggcttatactggagtcaatgttttcccagtttttttgtggtaaaattgtggtgcctcggcttatattcgggtcggcttatactcaagtatatacagtacatgtaatatattatatactagctttgcctggccatgcgttgctgtggcttatgggaatcctttgttggccaggtggaatagcattgaatagccttgcagtctcaaagcctggccgttttctggagtagctggagctttttgttgtatgaacacagaggcgtggatgaggggttgtgctgccaagtttagtgttcctgggatgtgtagttttgttgttttgtcctaggccgaaatttcattacccttttatatatatagaattaattaatattattatattgtattattattagtattatattgtattacattataacattattatcaatattatatgtatgtacaatatattaattattattttaacctTGCATTTCATTAGTATTGGTGTCAATCTTTAttctgtgtgttttaatatatggaTTTCAACCATATTATGTTCTATCTGCACTTTTAACTATGCTGCCCTTCACCTCGAACCACGAGAAGAAGAGAGTTGTTGTTATTCTCTCCGTAATCTGTTTTTGGACAGTGGAGCCCTTCCTGCAAGAACTGAAAAGATTTCTATGGGGCACAATGGAAACTTTGGGGCGTAAGGTTCATTATTGGTTTCAGCCACCATGGTTTATCAgtatcagcaaataataataataataataataataaggagtctcacttatccaagcttcacttatccaaggttctgtattatccaaggcagtctgccttttagtagtcattgtttttgtaaccaatgttgcaatgttttggtgctaaattcataaatacagtaattactacataacattactgtgtattgaactgcttttttctgtcaatttcttgtaaaacatgatgttttggtgcttaatttgtaaaatcataatgtaattttatgtttaataggctttttcttaatccctccttattatgcaaaattttcgcttattcagtgttctgccggcccgtttatcttggataagtgagactctactgtaataactttattcttgtgccccgcctccatctccccgaagggacgcggggcggcttacataaggaAAAtaatccatacatttaaaacacattaaaaatactTTGCTAGACTGAAATAAGTGGAAAATGAATGATATCAAAAGAGTGTCTGTGTTCAATATTGTGAAACGGAATTACAGCATTATAAAAGATGAAGGGCAAATATTATAAATTGTACCTCAGGTTATGTATCTATtgtaaagatataataataatcactaaTCAAATTGATAAGTACAATTTAAGAAACTTGCAGACTGAGATGTTAGTGGCTTGGACTAGTTACCCGTCCAAAAAAGTATTTAATAAATCTATTTTTTGGCATTTTTCATTATGTATAAACAGTGCTTTTCATATTCTTCATATGAGAAATAGGCTTGTTGGCATATCTGTAGATACTTGAATACATGGAGCAACACACTCCCCTCTTTTTGCATAGTTTAATGCAATGCCTCTGTATTTGTTATGCCACCCTTTCCACTAGAGTTTAAAGCAGTTCCCTTTTTGGCACATGACTAGGGAAACAAAGCtcaaaaagggggaaaacacAGAAGTAAACTGGAGACTGAGACCACAAATCAAGATCATAGGACTTCCCCCGTCATCCTGCTTTGTTATGCAATATTGGTAGAATCGGGGCTTGCTTTCTTTCCATGCAGGGCAGGTTTTTGCAGGGTTGGTTAGAAGAAAGCAGCGGAATCCTGTTCAGCCCAGTAAGGAAGTCAAAGCCGAGAAATGGAAGTGACCACAAGTAACCCAAGCTGCTTCCTGATCTGCTCTAAATCAGGCCAAAAAAAGCTGGCACTGATCCATCTGACCCAATCAACATTCCCAAATGTGAGATGCCTTAACTGTGTTATCTCAGTCCAAGGGAGCTCCTTTTCAAACCTTGCTTTGTTAAACTTTGTCACTCAATGGTTTAACAGCTCAGCTCCCTAGctgaaacattattattattattattatcagtgacatttatatcccgcccttctcaccccgaaggggactcagggcagcttacaagttataatatattctattattagcatagtacaatacaagcattatatattactatatggcaatattattagtaatattgcatgtaatataaatatacaattataatagtgtattattattatattgtattatgttatattatcaatattatatgtatttacaatatattatattatttgtataacataatatgagtattatatattattatattgttatattgacacaggagccATGGTGGAATGTGACTATTTCTTTGACTACCAGCATATGGCATACAAAGGATCATCAATACCATTATACACATAACCCTATTACATGATCTCATAACCACAACTCTGGTTCTTCCCTCCCAGTTGCTTCAAGGTAGAAAAGGTTCGTGGAAATGATCTCCCACTGCGATTACGTACCATCATCTTTTAGGTCCCACACTCGTAGGGTTTTGTCTCTTGAGGCAGATACCAGTATCAGACTCCCATCAGGAGCAAACGTTAAGTCTCGTACAACTTCTGTATGGTCCATTAAATTAAGGAGGAGCTTTCCTGTTGAAAGAGTCCACTTTTAATTTCATGAGAATCATAGAAGAGACCGCAAAGGCCATTCcactccaacccctgccatgcaggaacacacaaccaaAACAATCTGAtttcaacctcacaacctctgaggatgcctgccatagatgtgggcgaaacatcaagagaggatgcttctagaacatggccatacagcccggaaaactacaACAACCTtgggattccagccattaaataatgggacagtaaataaagaacaacgctcagaaaaaaagaggaattccagacaggaaacaatcagggccagctaagacgtcccaacaaaggatttcccctagCAGGAAGCAgcgaggctttgaagctacaagactATTCAATGTTAATGTGCGAAacttcaggtgagaatgcttctgaaatatggccatacagcccggaaaacccacagctatgtattgattccagccatgaaagccttcgacaaccaggacgcttttaaaaatacatatgattttcgttgtgttgtcgaaggctttcatggccgggatcacagggttgttgtgtgttttccaggctgtctggcgatattccagaagtattctctcctgacgtttcacccacatctatggcaggcatcctcagaggttgtgaggtacttctggaacatggccatagagcccagaaaacacacaacgtTTTTCCCTTATACTTTGAATTAGCTGATGCTgtcaaatattttatttagttaACCTTTGATCCTAAAATATTGATCATTTCTAGTAACATACTTGTTTTATCTACTGGATAAGCTTTCTAGACCGACTGCCAGGAAAGCTTATCTTCCATACAGTGCCAAGGTTTACTCTGACAGAAAAGCAGCTTGGCAGCCTGTTTGATGTTCAAGGATTACCATGGGCTATGCTATCATGGCTCTAAGGAATCCGGCGATTAATTTTCGCCCAGACTGGGAAGTTAACTGGGTGAAAAGTTGCTGCTGCAAAGATCCGGCTCTGTTCGCAGATCAAAGCAATTCATATGAAAGGATCACATTTAAGGCAATAGACGGAAGTTACAATTGCAAGCCAACAATTACCTGGGTCAGTACTACAGAAATATTAAACTAATGAGCAGAAAGGACAAGATCTCCCTTCAGGGCAATGGCCCAAGGTTCAATCCAAACCAGCATGTTTACTCAAACACTAAATGCATATGCCTCTTgtcccttttttccttccctaGTAATTAGTTATCAGGGCTAAATAAAATTgtggtgtcgaaggctttcacggccggaatcactgggttgctgtaagctttttgggctgtatggccatgttccggaagcattccttcctgacgtttcacccacatctgtggcaggcatcctcagaggttgtgaggtctgttggaaactaggcaagtggggtttatatatacagggtgggagaaggaactcttgcctgttggaggaaagtgtgaatgttgccattggccagcttgattagcactgaatagctttgcagcttcaaagcctggctgctccctgcctgggggatcctttgttggggagtgctagctgaccctgattgcttcctccctggagttcctgttttctgagtgccagaaaacacctcccaataaaggactccccctcaagcaggaagcagccaggcattgcaaatctgcaaggccatttaatgctaatcaagctggccaactgcaacattcccacttgcctccaagagacaagagttccttctcccaccctggacattattccacagttatatcaaccccacttgcctagtttccaacagacctcacaacctccgaggatgcctgccatagatgtgggtgaaacgtcaggagagaatgcttctggaacatggccatatagcccagaaaactcacagcaacccacaacccACTCCATGAGACAAAAAATGACTTCAaaagaaatattaataatattaatattaataacaacaacaactttatttttgtatcccgcctccatctcagggcagctcacatgaggacaagcccaacaacacagaacaatcagttaaaaacattataactacataaaacaataaaatacatcaacagaattaaaaccaggacaataataataataataataataataggcactaTATTAACATTTCCTACAGTATGGCAGGAAAAATAGAGCCTTCCAGACTGagtttggactccagctcctctTAGCCTCAGTCCTAAGTATAATGGGAGCTGTCATTCATCATCATTTTCTAGAGAGCCACAAATTCCCCAACTGTCTTGTAACAAAGGCAAACAGGATCCAAGTATGATATATTAAGATATCCCTTACCAGTATAGGCATCCCAGATTTTGATACGCCCATTGGACAAGCCTGTTGCCAGGAGAAGCTGGTCCTGGCCAAACTTGAACCGGTGCCATTCTATATTCACGCATCGGCTCTGCTTCTCAGGGACAGAGGATCCAAACGCGAGACTCCAGACAATATCGCCGCAGTCTATAATCTGCTCACAAGGCTTGTTTTTCTGGCTGTCATCACTGTTCTGCCTGGAAAGTTTAGAATTGCTGGAGTTGACAAAGTTCTTGACGCCATGCAGCGAACTGGGGGAGAAACAGCCAACACTTTAGAAAGGCAAATAAGCTTTAAAATAATCTCACCAGCAAAACACACAAGAaatcacaacatctgaggatgcctgtatggatgggttccagaagcattttctcctgacgtttcacccacatctgtagcaggcattcTCTgagggtgtgaggtctgttggaaactgggcaagtgaggtttatatatctgtagaataatgtccagggtggaagaaacttgtctgttggagacaggtgtgaatgtttcagttggtcagcttgattagcattgaatagccttgcagcttcaaagcctggctgattcctatttattttatttgcaacattatatccctcccttctcaccctgaaggggactcagggtggcttacaagttatatgtaaatacaatatattattagcatagcacaatataagcattatatattactatattgtactatatcactatactgcaatattattagttatattacatgtaatatataatatacaattataatagtgtattattattacattgcattacattacaaaattattatcaatatcatatgtatattcaatataatattgctgttccgttgtgcttttgaatAGACAGTCCTTCAGATAGTTAGCCCCAACCGAGTCCAATAATCTATTCCTGCACTTTATTACTGTCCTTATCTGCTGCCATATGATCAATGCACTTTATTTATTAACCTGCAATTAACCCACCCACCTAGGAAGGTAACAGAACTGTGTTTGGTTGCTGactgatgtttttatttgttataaCGTTGTTATAACGTTGTTATAGCGTTgtttttttaattctattttattctatttacaCTGTGAATTGCACTTCCCTGTAATTTACATTTTagttgtgttgttgggctttgccctatgtaagccgccctgagtccccttggggagatggtggcgggatacaaaaataaaattattattattattatattagtatagcaatattatatataactatactgttatattgacacaggaaacATGGTGTCTatcggggaatcctttgttgggaggtgttagctgagcCCTGGGTTCACATATTCTTTTAAGATGGCACAATTCTTGCTCTCAAATCCACACTGATTTATATTTAGACTCAGTGAAACAGACCAAAAATGTTTGACTACCAACCCTCaccttttctattattattccagTTCCTATTATTGTTTTAGAGGCGAAAAGGAACACAGTCCAACAGAaggcaaagctttccaaacaggCTGTACTCACAAGTTATGAATGCACTGGGACCAGGGCACAAGCTTCACTATGCGGTGGCCTTGTGACCAAGCGAAGTAAGAGCCATCTGGAGCAAAGGCGACGGTCCAGTTTTCTCGCCCACACTTTTTATCAAAAGGAGACGCCGGGGCTAGAAGTTCTCCCACGATTCGTGATCTCCCTAAAAATGAGAAATACAGAAATGTTTAACACAATGTATCTCCACTCTCATATTCATGTTTGGGTAATGGTGTCAAAATATCACTGGACCTATTTTAATTTGTTTGGACTGTTTTAGTTTTACTTTGTTTACTCACTCCACCCCTTTGACAAATACTACATAGTGCTAATGTCAACATGCACAAAACTCGAATAAATGATACATTTTCTTCTTGACAGGCAAATGTACACATATTTTGTCTAATGCACAAAGTTATTACAAACTTTGCATAAAAGCACCTTCAAAGTGGAATTAAAACACAAATGAATATTGTGTTTAGACCCCTCATTACGTATTCCAAAATTCGAAAAATATCTGAAACTTCAATTCTTCAGGTTCCAAGAATTTCGAATATTCAAAGTGTGCAAGATTTCACACTGAGAACATCAAATCCTTTCTCCGTTGAGATTTCTCCAAATCCATTGAGAACATGCAATCCATTTCTGAGTGGAACATTTCTGTTActgtgttgctattattattatcatcttgacacaaagacacagtatgacacagcaaacagcaaaatatatgctggatttcgtatcacaaaatcacaagtcgaacatcatcatcatcatccaggttttaattgctgttgatatgctttatgttgttttatgtaatTATAATGTCTTTAATTTTTTAacttatgttgttgggcttgtccccatgtgagctgccttgagtccgggggagatggaggggagatacaaaaataaagttattgatattgttattattattattatgcagtgagttttccgggttgtatggctatgttccagaaccattctctcctgacatttcgcccacatctatggcagaagtTGTAAGGCATCATCAGAagttgtcacaacctctgaggatgcttaccatagatgtgggcaaaacgtcaggagagaatgcttctggaacatggccagacagcccgtaaaactcacagcaacccagtgattccggccatggctgccttcgataacacatttcTGTTACTACTTGACTACGGATTTCACTGCCAGACTGCTTCTATTTCAACCCATATTTCCCAGTTAAAGGAGagtacaaaatgaaaaaaaagaaaactggattTTCTTGTACCACTTATGTATTTTCTCTAGAACAGAATACAAAGAACCACGAGGAGAGGCAACACACACACCCCGCATGTAGGCTGGATGTTGTTTCTCACGTAAGCACTgcaaaagggagggaggaggggggccACGTGTCTACATGAGGAGCTTAGGACACATAATGGATGGCCTGCTATCAGCCATTTGCCTAAGGAGGGGAGAGGTGAACGCCATAAAGTTGGAAAGCAACCCTTATATGAAAACTGGCCACTATTAAAGAAAATCCAAAAcagtaaacccccccccccttgatctacgcacatttgcatgttttcgaactgctatggtAAGTTggcagagtataaaaataaagttattattattattattattattattattattattattattatattataataagcctggctgcttcctgcctgtgggggaccctttcttgggaggtgttagctggccctgattgtttcctgtctggaattctcctgttttcacagcgttgttctttatttactatcctgattttagagtttttaaatacgggtagccagatttttttcattttcatggtttcctcctttctgttggaattgtccacatgcttgtggatttcaggacagtaaagaacaacactcagaaaacaggggaattctagacaggtagcaatcagggccagctaacacctcccaagagaCGGTtccccacaggcaggaagcagccaggctttgaagctgaacattccacagggatataaaccccacctgcctagtttccaacagatctcaccacatctggggatgcctgccatagatgtgagcgaaacgtcaggagagaatgcttctggaacatggccatacagcacggaaaactcacagcaacccaatgaaaataatagaatatggtaatagtaataatagcagggaaataataaaataatgtaataataagtaatattaataatattaataataataatactgtaataataacccaGTACTTCTTAGCAACCTTCTCCAATCTTGAGACATAGAGATGGTGCCCTCAACACTAAGTATCACCAGCCATTATGGCTACGAGACCAACACAACACATCTGGAGAACATCTGACGAGGAAGGCATATTTCCTCTAAGCGAAGGTAGCATTTTATGCTTTGCTATCTACAACCAATTATTTCTATTGCACACGCATATTCGCACAAAGAGCTTCCTTCCCACATCACACCTACATGGTTCACACAGGCAACACTGGCATTTTGTTTTGTAACCACATGCAGGGTTAGGATATGCGTACATTACAAACACATGCAAGCATGTAACAACAGGATATCTTCACTATCAAAACCACACATCTTTCCGAAATCTCAAGATTACTTTGCACTTCCTAACTGGTGTGTTAACCAAACACATTCCTTATCCAGATCTCTCCAGAGAGGTCTAAACACAGCCTTGTTTTACACTTCATAACAAACCCCACCCTTAAGTGCCAAGCATGTAGATGTGTGGGTACGTGAACCTTCAATTCGACTGTCGACTTATAGAAACCTCATGAATCTCATTGTTTTCTTAGACAGGAATCCTCAGAAAtcgttttgccaattccttcctcagaaataaagaacaacactcagaaaacaggggaatttcagacaagaaacaatcagggccagctaacacctcctaacaaaggattcccccaggcaggaagcagccaagcttccaagctgcaaggccattcaatgctaatcaagctggccaattgcaacattcacacttgcctccaatgctggacattattccagagataataataattattatttataataccacgcctctatctccctgaagggactcggggcggcttacatggggacaacaGTTGACATAtccataaaacaaaatacaaaattacaagattaaaatacatacaaaacaatTAAGTAACTTTTAAAATAGACGCGCAACATATTAATCAAAACAGAAGAGTGGGGCTATTACTTGGGAGTGGCAGGCTCCTGCCAATATGGATGATGGGGCCAGAgtaggatatataaaccccacttgcctagtttccaacagacctcacaacctctgaggatgcctgccatagatgtgggtgaaacgtcaggagataatgcttctggaacatagccatacagaccagaaaactccTAGCAACCCATAGCTTACATCATTTGTTATTCCTTGGTGATTTTTCAATCCATGTACTAACCAGAGCtccccttgcttagcttccaagatcagatcggATTTGGTGTCAACTGGGTGTTTAATTCAAGGCCTTTTTTCAAAGTAAATATATTCCAGGCTGCAGTCCCTACTCTTCCCGGCTCAGCTGCCTTGCTGACAGGGCATGGCTTTTGTAGTCCAACACAAGTGCTTGGATGGAAGCGCTCCAACCGTTTACGCCCATCGACATCCCAAACTTTATGTAACACTTGCCCACACAAAGCGCTCCACTCCGTCAGCGGCATGGCATTCGGATCCCGCGCTGCAATTGCGAGGCGCCAAAAAACGCCCACTCCACAGATAGCCAAACTAGCTTGAGCCAAAGAGTCgacttctaaaatccaaaatcctcTTTACTGTCTATCCACATAGTTGTGTCCCCCTTGTTCAAAAGGATGGGGCTAGGAATATTctacatttcagattttggaaaaccTCCACAGACACGAATTTAATCAATAACTTTAATCCTCTCCTCTCCTATCTGTCGTCGATCCACTCCTCTGGGCTTCATGCAAGTCTACCAAAAAAAGTCTTGaaacatagggttgctgtgagttttccaggctgtatggccatgtaccagaagcattctctcctgacgtttcacccactatggcaggcaccctcagagattgtgaggtatgttggaaactaggcaagtggggcttatgtATCTGTGGATTAAAGTCCATTGTGGGAGAAATAACACCtactaacaaaggattcccctaaggaggaagcagccaggctttgaaactgcagggccattcaatgctaatcaagctgtccaatggcaatattcacacttgcctcaaacaggcaagagttctttctccccccctggacattattccacagatatataaaccccacttgcctagtttccaacagttgCCAAGACATTATGCTTGGACCACATGggtaaaaaaataattattattattatttatttatttacaagatttatatcccgctcatctcacccagaaggggacttaCAAGTTaccatatatgtacatacaatatattatattagcagcatagcacaatattggcattatacattactatattgtattataccactatattgcaatattgttagtaatattatctCCCTCCTAGCCTTTCGAATTagagtaaaaacctggctgtgggaGCAGGGCTTTGATAAATAGCGCAGTGCAATAATTTTATCTGGAAATCATGCAATTGATTATGGAATGGCTTCAGACCTTGTCCTTGGATGAcgtgtcttaacattggaatgtatttcAATTATGCTTTTGTGTCTGTAtccattttaatataattttatgtcatgtttgtgtttttatgcccaaggcactgcacaACTGCtgtatgtaagccaccttgagttccccttgggagtagagaaaggcgggatataaatatgtcaaatatataaataaatatgcagataaattgcattattattagtattgtattacattataataccaTTATCAATATTTcatgtacagtatatacaatatagcaCAATTCTTAAAGTCTGGGCAAGATACAATTTGaagccttaaaaaaaaaacattttgacatCAAGTCTTCAGTATGAGAGTTAAAAGCAGTACCAAACTTTTGCATATCCAAACAGCAACGATAAGacata
This genomic window from Anolis carolinensis isolate JA03-04 unplaced genomic scaffold, rAnoCar3.1.pri scaffold_7, whole genome shotgun sequence contains:
- the wsb1 gene encoding WD repeat and SOCS box-containing protein 1, producing MASFPPSVNEKLIGRSRIVGELLAPASPFDKKCGRENWTVAFAPDGSYFAWSQGHRIVKLVPWSQCIHNFSLHGVKNFVNSSNSKLSRQNSDDSQKNKPCEQIIDCGDIVWSLAFGSSVPEKQSRCVNIEWHRFKFGQDQLLLATGLSNGRIKIWDAYTGKLLLNLMDHTEVVRDLTFAPDGSLILVSASRDKTLRVWDLKDDGNMMKVLRGHPNWVFSCAFSPDSSMLCSVGANKTVLLWDMDKYSLIRKLEGHHNDVVACEFSPDGALLATASYDTRVYIWDPYVGVILKEFGHLFPPPTPIFAGGANDRWVRSVSFSHDGLHVATLADDKMVRFWRIDEDYPAQVAPLSNGLCCAFSTDGSVLAAGTQDGSVYFWATPKHVPSLQHLCRMAIRRIMPTPQVAKLPIPPTIVGFLSYRM